The following are from one region of the Abiotrophia defectiva ATCC 49176 genome:
- a CDS encoding tetratricopeptide repeat protein translates to MFDWFKSKKKEAQKTKTEEKPERLISQEEVQELIQRDLEKIKATSDEEVLAKLYEQVGIYYWQLNEVDDAIEHLEKSQELKPSMGEGYKKLMLLYNSKRAEAAKNRDDASIDYYMNKLDDMRNLAKKLTLSR, encoded by the coding sequence ATGTTCGATTGGTTCAAATCTAAAAAGAAGGAAGCTCAAAAAACGAAAACTGAAGAAAAGCCAGAAAGACTAATCTCCCAGGAAGAAGTTCAAGAATTAATCCAGAGAGATTTAGAGAAAATTAAGGCTACTTCAGATGAGGAAGTACTAGCGAAGCTATATGAGCAGGTGGGAATTTATTACTGGCAATTAAACGAGGTAGACGATGCCATTGAACACCTGGAAAAAAGCCAAGAATTGAAACCTTCCATGGGAGAAGGATATAAGAAGCTCATGTTGCTCTATAATAGCAAGCGTGCAGAAGCTGCTAAGAACCGGGATGATGCTAGCATCGATTACTACATGAATAAGTTAGACGACATGAGAAATCTTGCCAAGAAATTGACGCTTTCTCGCTAG
- a CDS encoding PTS sugar transporter subunit IIB codes for MSGKVKMLFVCGAGLGSSFAAQMATEDVLNKYHVDAHLDHVDISTAASMSPDIIITAENFRKQFEKFNIDTEKTAIVFLKNIVSGSEIEEKVIPILKAKGFIH; via the coding sequence ATGTCGGGAAAGGTCAAAATGTTATTTGTATGTGGTGCAGGTTTAGGGTCTAGTTTTGCAGCGCAGATGGCGACGGAGGATGTATTGAATAAGTATCATGTGGATGCTCATTTAGATCATGTCGATATTTCTACTGCTGCTTCTATGAGCCCAGATATTATTATTACAGCTGAAAACTTCAGAAAGCAATTCGAGAAATTCAATATTGATACGGAAAAGACAGCCATTGTTTTCCTTAAAAATATTGTCTCAGGTTCTGAAATAGAAGAAAAGGTAATCCCCATTTTGAAAGCAAAAGGCTTCATCCATTAG
- a CDS encoding class II fructose-bisphosphate aldolase, which translates to MYKTVRDLTEDAERLNMTIGAFNMHNLEMLPDMIRAAKEMGAPIIIQTSVDTAKYIGYNVIVAVVEELANSMIVDVALHLDHAKDFDAIKDAIEAGYSSVMFDGSSLPFKENIEKTKLVVEYAHARGVSVEGELGTIGGTEEGISVSEEDKEYTRPNDAVTFVRETGVDVLAVGIGTNHGQFKSKTNVKILLLKEIHQVVDVPLVIHGGTGVKEGDYPDLINNGIRKFNVGTELLVNWTQQAKDCFAETPVNKSLRYNIIPANQKVKEIVKHKIGLFMNKNQPLNVG; encoded by the coding sequence ATGTATAAGACCGTTCGAGACCTAACAGAAGATGCAGAACGACTGAATATGACCATCGGAGCATTCAATATGCATAACCTAGAAATGCTCCCCGATATGATTCGAGCAGCCAAGGAAATGGGCGCTCCTATTATCATACAAACGAGTGTCGATACCGCAAAATACATTGGTTACAATGTCATCGTTGCCGTAGTAGAAGAGTTAGCCAATTCTATGATTGTGGATGTAGCTTTGCATTTAGATCATGCTAAGGATTTTGATGCGATTAAGGATGCTATCGAGGCAGGTTATTCTAGCGTCATGTTCGATGGGTCAAGTCTTCCCTTCAAGGAAAATATTGAGAAGACTAAACTAGTTGTAGAATACGCCCATGCACGAGGCGTATCGGTTGAAGGGGAGCTAGGGACCATTGGTGGAACGGAAGAAGGAATCTCCGTGTCCGAAGAAGATAAGGAATATACCAGACCTAATGATGCGGTGACCTTCGTTCGAGAAACAGGTGTTGACGTATTGGCAGTAGGGATTGGCACCAACCATGGGCAATTCAAGTCGAAAACAAATGTGAAGATCCTACTCTTAAAAGAAATCCATCAAGTAGTGGATGTTCCGCTAGTGATTCACGGTGGGACTGGTGTTAAGGAAGGAGATTACCCTGATTTAATCAATAATGGGATTCGCAAGTTTAACGTTGGCACGGAGTTGCTCGTCAACTGGACCCAGCAAGCCAAAGATTGCTTCGCCGAGACTCCCGTGAATAAGTCGCTTCGCTATAACATTATTCCAGCCAATCAAAAAGTAAAGGAAATCGTGAAGCATAAAATCGGGCTCTTCATGAATAAAAATCAACCCTTAAATGTTGGGTAG
- a CDS encoding PTS sugar transporter subunit IIC, whose translation MSILNFIINNVLTNAAITVSLIAMLGLILQKKSVGQVVSGTLKTLLGFQVLSAGSSVIVASLIYFGEIFKKGFHTQGIVPSIEAINGQAMNDLGLGSSIALTFLAIFVFNIILARITKWKYIFLTGQALLWMATMTTVFGYAGGLRGPVLILVGGLVGGIFTVAMPAIAQPIIRKITGSNDIALGHFCTIGYMFEAGVAKLFGERGENKKSIEEIELPKSFEFLQDTYLSVMVVMVPMFIITALFAGPEAVDTGTQNYIMYAFLQSIQFVVGVYILLAGVRLLLGEIVPAFRGIAMKLVPDAIPALDCPVFFPYSPNAVILGFITTTIGTLIAMFTLPFFGLAMILPGMLTNFFAGGTAGIFGNATGGRRGAIIGGIAHGFFITLLPALLVTAFNQLGFINATATDVDTVTAALLYFWILNPIFKMF comes from the coding sequence ATGAGTATTCTAAATTTCATTATTAATAATGTGTTGACAAATGCTGCGATTACAGTCTCTCTCATTGCAATGTTGGGGCTCATTTTACAGAAAAAATCCGTTGGGCAAGTAGTTTCTGGTACTTTAAAAACCTTGCTTGGTTTTCAAGTGCTAAGTGCTGGCTCAAGTGTTATTGTCGCAAGTCTGATTTACTTTGGTGAAATTTTCAAAAAAGGATTCCATACTCAAGGGATAGTGCCATCCATTGAAGCGATTAACGGTCAAGCCATGAATGATCTAGGCCTTGGGAGTTCCATCGCCCTAACCTTTCTTGCTATCTTCGTCTTCAATATCATCTTAGCCCGTATTACTAAATGGAAGTATATCTTCTTAACAGGCCAAGCCTTACTTTGGATGGCCACTATGACTACCGTCTTTGGTTATGCTGGCGGATTAAGAGGTCCTGTGCTCATCCTGGTTGGTGGTTTAGTTGGTGGGATCTTCACAGTGGCTATGCCAGCCATCGCCCAACCAATCATTCGCAAGATTACAGGGTCAAATGATATTGCTCTAGGTCACTTCTGTACTATCGGCTATATGTTTGAAGCAGGGGTCGCTAAGCTCTTTGGCGAACGTGGCGAGAATAAGAAGTCGATTGAAGAAATCGAGCTACCAAAATCATTCGAGTTCCTACAGGATACCTATTTATCCGTAATGGTTGTCATGGTTCCAATGTTCATCATTACCGCTCTCTTCGCAGGACCAGAAGCTGTTGATACTGGTACTCAAAACTACATCATGTATGCCTTCTTGCAATCAATTCAGTTCGTTGTTGGGGTATACATCCTATTAGCAGGGGTGCGCTTATTGCTTGGTGAAATCGTGCCAGCCTTCCGTGGTATCGCCATGAAACTGGTGCCTGATGCCATTCCTGCGCTCGACTGTCCAGTCTTCTTCCCATATTCACCAAACGCTGTTATCTTAGGCTTTATCACCACAACCATTGGTACTCTTATCGCCATGTTTACCTTACCATTCTTCGGATTAGCCATGATCTTGCCAGGGATGTTAACTAACTTCTTCGCAGGGGGTACTGCGGGTATTTTCGGTAACGCAACAGGTGGTAGAAGAGGGGCTATCATTGGTGGTATTGCCCATGGGTTCTTCATTACCTTGCTACCAGCCTTGCTTGTTACAGCCTTCAATCAGCTAGGCTTTATCAATGCGACAGCTACTGACGTCGATACGGTAACCGCAGCCTTACTATACTTCTGGATTCTCAATCCAATCTTTAAAATGTTCTAA
- a CDS encoding methylase has product MSEGLIKSKKRVQQHGEVFTPAWMVKKMLDTPGIKEACENIYATFLEPAAGDGNFLLAILERKLKAVTEQYDKRNWKTKALVALASIYGIEYLADNLDVARSRMFNYYLDWYEEAFGERLNSQTNIYKSANYIIHKNIVRGNTLTKRHPITEEPIRMIEWQKVPGYPSKVRAVPFAFAELFGEEVEEEKKLVMEQLSLFEWEEEVASKPEVEKVITEIEIQKVYLLGD; this is encoded by the coding sequence ATGTCAGAGGGATTAATAAAAAGTAAGAAACGCGTTCAGCAGCATGGGGAAGTCTTTACTCCTGCTTGGATGGTGAAGAAGATGCTAGATACTCCAGGCATAAAAGAAGCCTGCGAAAATATTTATGCTACTTTTCTAGAGCCAGCAGCAGGAGATGGCAACTTCCTCTTAGCAATTCTAGAACGGAAGCTGAAGGCTGTAACAGAACAGTATGATAAACGCAATTGGAAAACCAAGGCGTTAGTAGCTCTAGCCTCAATTTATGGCATCGAGTATCTTGCAGACAATCTGGATGTAGCACGCTCGAGGATGTTTAATTACTATCTCGATTGGTATGAAGAGGCTTTTGGTGAGCGACTCAATAGTCAGACCAATATCTACAAATCGGCGAATTATATCATCCACAAGAATATTGTAAGAGGGAATACCTTAACCAAACGTCACCCCATAACTGAAGAGCCAATTCGAATGATTGAATGGCAGAAAGTTCCGGGATATCCGAGCAAAGTTCGAGCTGTTCCTTTTGCCTTTGCTGAATTATTCGGTGAAGAAGTGGAAGAGGAGAAAAAACTTGTAATGGAACAACTTAGCCTCTTTGAATGGGAGGAAGAGGTTGCTAGCAAGCCAGAGGTTGAAAAAGTCATAACAGAAATTGAAATACAAAAAGTATACTTATTGGGGGATTAA
- a CDS encoding DUF2075 domain-containing protein, whose translation MADFILEEVRFDKDSIGQITEELLTDYPIIYILHNTDKRRPDAYIGETDQMPKRMKAHLKDLRRCKMTQTLLIGNQDFHKSATYDFETKLINYFLADEKYKLQNRSQTKQKKTANYANKAYFQQELFPQLWESLRAKKLVNHTIDEIENKDIFKLSPFKTLSTAQQAIKDEVLNFCQQALSDNQHHLFLVEGEAGTGKSVVLSAIMHRLADLAADKSSPFHGVKSRLLVNHSEMLKTYKAIAAGLPNLKKNSFDKPTPFINKGQEVDIVLIDEAHLLLSQSDAYNNFRQDNHLSEILKLAKIVVCIFDSKQVLKVKSHWDKERLSAVIGSELKLHHFHLTDQFRMQGAGAVIDWIDDLVDQRLLSPWPETDGFDFQVVADPSRFKDMIWEKDRILGLSRIIGTFDYEHKKDGNSYLVDPGGINLPWNSTVDNQTWAERPETIREVGSIYTIQGFDLNYAGVVIGPSVDYDPETDRIVVDPNRYMDRGAKVRRADMDDDTYAQALEQMILNSLNVLLKRGVKGLYLYAVNPRLRDKLLALQAAAKSTEE comes from the coding sequence ATGGCGGATTTTATACTTGAAGAAGTACGATTTGACAAGGACTCGATTGGACAAATTACAGAAGAGTTACTTACCGACTATCCCATTATCTACATTCTACATAATACGGACAAGCGCCGACCTGATGCCTATATTGGCGAAACAGACCAAATGCCCAAGCGCATGAAAGCGCACCTAAAAGATCTGCGTCGCTGCAAAATGACCCAGACACTTCTAATTGGGAACCAGGACTTCCATAAGTCCGCTACCTATGACTTCGAAACCAAACTCATTAACTATTTCCTAGCGGATGAGAAATATAAGCTGCAGAACCGGAGTCAGACCAAGCAGAAGAAGACAGCTAATTATGCTAACAAGGCCTACTTCCAGCAAGAGCTATTTCCCCAACTGTGGGAGAGCTTACGAGCCAAGAAACTTGTCAACCACACCATAGATGAAATAGAAAATAAGGACATCTTTAAGCTGTCGCCATTCAAAACACTGTCTACTGCCCAACAAGCCATTAAAGATGAAGTGCTCAACTTCTGCCAACAAGCACTCTCCGACAACCAACACCATCTCTTCCTAGTCGAAGGCGAGGCTGGCACTGGCAAGAGCGTCGTCCTCTCAGCTATTATGCATCGGCTGGCAGATCTGGCTGCGGACAAGAGCTCTCCTTTCCATGGGGTTAAGAGCCGTCTCCTAGTCAACCATAGCGAGATGCTGAAGACCTATAAGGCCATCGCTGCCGGCTTGCCCAATCTCAAGAAGAATTCCTTCGACAAGCCTACCCCTTTCATTAACAAGGGGCAGGAAGTCGATATTGTCCTGATTGATGAAGCCCATTTGCTCTTATCCCAGTCTGATGCCTATAATAATTTCAGGCAGGATAACCACCTAAGCGAGATTCTCAAGTTAGCCAAAATTGTGGTCTGTATCTTTGACTCTAAGCAAGTTCTCAAAGTAAAAAGCCACTGGGACAAGGAACGACTCTCGGCCGTTATAGGGAGCGAGCTCAAGCTCCATCATTTCCATCTGACCGACCAGTTCCGTATGCAGGGGGCTGGGGCTGTCATTGATTGGATTGATGACTTAGTGGACCAGCGACTGCTCTCGCCTTGGCCTGAAACGGATGGTTTTGACTTCCAAGTAGTAGCAGATCCAAGTCGCTTCAAGGATATGATTTGGGAGAAAGATCGGATTCTAGGCCTATCCCGCATCATTGGAACCTTCGACTATGAGCATAAGAAGGATGGTAATAGCTACCTAGTCGATCCCGGCGGCATTAACCTGCCTTGGAACTCAACCGTAGACAACCAAACTTGGGCCGAGCGTCCTGAGACCATCCGTGAAGTAGGCTCTATCTACACCATTCAAGGCTTCGACCTCAACTATGCTGGCGTGGTGATTGGTCCTTCGGTCGACTATGATCCTGAGACGGATCGGATTGTTGTGGACCCTAACCGTTACATGGACCGTGGCGCCAAGGTCCGGCGGGCTGATATGGATGATGACACCTATGCCCAAGCCTTGGAGCAGATGATTCTCAATTCCTTGAATGTCCTGCTCAAGCGCGGTGTCAAAGGCCTCTACCTTTATGCCGTTAATCCACGCCTACGCGACAAATTACTGGCTCTACAAGCCGCAGCAAAATCTACAGAGGAGTGA
- a CDS encoding recombinase family protein, with amino-acid sequence MTKKYGYVRVSTAQQKTDIQYEELRNYGVCQIFVDKTSGTTTENREALQNLLEIAQRGDEVVVTKIDRLARSIIDLNQIVTTLNSKGVQVRFLQDNLIFEAHEKPSPLSLLMFNILGAFAQFERDLIIERTGAGIEKARLNGIKLGRPREHYDRIERALELYLNRPQNQLSIQEILQLTQVKKSKFYYYLKQLKKGNLNL; translated from the coding sequence ATGACAAAGAAATATGGCTATGTACGGGTATCGACTGCTCAGCAGAAGACGGATATTCAATATGAAGAACTGCGTAACTACGGCGTCTGCCAAATATTCGTCGACAAGACAAGTGGTACTACAACTGAGAATCGGGAAGCTTTGCAGAATCTTTTGGAGATAGCGCAGCGCGGAGATGAGGTGGTTGTTACCAAAATTGACCGACTAGCACGTAGCATTATTGACCTTAATCAAATTGTGACTACCCTCAACAGCAAAGGTGTTCAAGTGCGATTTTTACAAGATAATTTGATCTTCGAAGCTCACGAAAAGCCAAGCCCCTTAAGCTTGCTGATGTTCAACATATTAGGGGCATTCGCTCAGTTCGAACGTGACTTGATTATCGAACGTACAGGGGCAGGAATTGAGAAAGCAAGACTAAATGGTATTAAGTTAGGCCGACCACGAGAACACTATGACCGAATTGAAAGGGCACTAGAGCTATATCTAAATCGGCCGCAAAATCAATTGTCAATCCAAGAAATTCTTCAACTGACCCAGGTTAAAAAATCCAAGTTTTACTACTACCTAAAGCAACTAAAAAAAGGCAATCTTAACCTCTAG
- a CDS encoding nucleotide pyrophosphohydrolase: MDEINAFRDARNWRPFHNEKDLAMSVAIEAAELMEIYQWRSPEDVNGPELEHIKEELADVLIYTYMLADNLGLDIDQIIREKLVKNALKYPAPKE; this comes from the coding sequence ATGGACGAAATCAATGCCTTCCGCGATGCACGCAACTGGCGTCCCTTTCATAATGAAAAAGACCTAGCCATGTCGGTTGCTATTGAAGCAGCGGAGCTTATGGAAATTTATCAGTGGCGGTCACCCGAGGACGTTAACGGCCCTGAGTTGGAACATATCAAAGAGGAGTTAGCGGACGTCCTCATTTACACCTATATGTTAGCCGATAACCTAGGCCTCGATATTGATCAGATTATCCGGGAGAAGTTAGTCAAGAACGCTCTTAAGTATCCGGCACCGAAAGAATAA
- a CDS encoding AAA family ATPase — MKKKYLILLAGPPATGKSYLSRLICHELPETYTVSPDELKENLADNVGFNSSEEKIELEKLVWTYYYQALDLYMKIGKQFILSEYPFSYKQQKKLGELSATYHYDVITIRLICDFETLWERRINRDLSPERHLSYITSCYHYGDRLEDRRRADQLITKEEFAKIIEDRGYNHFEMGKLYEVDVTDYSKVHYEPLLAELRKLKEV, encoded by the coding sequence ATGAAGAAAAAATACCTAATTCTACTTGCTGGACCTCCAGCGACAGGTAAGAGTTATTTAAGTCGCCTCATCTGCCACGAACTTCCTGAGACCTATACCGTCTCGCCAGATGAGTTGAAGGAGAATCTAGCAGATAATGTAGGATTCAACTCAAGTGAAGAGAAGATTGAATTAGAAAAATTGGTTTGGACCTATTATTATCAAGCTCTTGACCTATATATGAAGATAGGGAAACAATTTATCTTATCCGAATACCCCTTCTCCTACAAGCAACAAAAAAAGCTAGGAGAATTATCTGCCACCTATCACTATGACGTTATTACTATTCGATTAATATGTGACTTTGAGACTTTATGGGAACGGAGGATTAATAGAGACTTATCGCCAGAACGTCATTTAAGCTATATCACTAGCTGCTATCACTATGGTGATAGATTGGAAGACAGAAGGCGAGCAGACCAGCTCATTACTAAGGAAGAGTTTGCTAAAATCATTGAGGATAGAGGCTACAATCACTTCGAAATGGGAAAACTCTACGAAGTGGACGTTACAGACTATTCTAAGGTCCATTATGAGCCGCTGTTAGCAGAACTGAGGAAGCTAAAAGAAGTGTAA